The Manihot esculenta cultivar AM560-2 chromosome 1, M.esculenta_v8, whole genome shotgun sequence genome has a window encoding:
- the LOC110621344 gene encoding gamma-interferon-responsive lysosomal thiol protein, translated as MASNPVLFLFLLSFLLLVSVSSSHFSSVAMKSGPLHSKKNAVANPEKVSLSLYYETLCPYCRNFIVDPLAKAINTDLMTILDLEMVPWGNAMILPNTSILCQHGEDECYLNTIHACVINIWPDPIKHFNLIQCIEEQSSAIGLGNGADASYNICAKQLGFPAKPIKYCYESGRGRQLLLQYGSKTDNLNPPHRYVPWVVVNGTPLLENYGNFVEYVCKSYGGQTLPAACGSYSTSSIPKDRSLHSVCPAGLAGPAKDPTLVQENMESLA; from the exons atggcTTCTAATCCAGTACTATTCCTCTTTCTTCTTAGTTTTCTTCTGCTTGTGTCGGTCTCTTCTTCCCATTTTTCTAGTGTTGCCATGAAATCAGGTCCTCTTCATTCCAAGAAGAACGCTGTGGCCAATCCCGAGAAAGTTTCTCTGTCTTTGTATTATGAAACCCTGTGTCCCTATTGCAGGAATTTCATTGTGGATCCTCTGGCAAAGGCCATCAACACTGATCTCATGACCATTCTTGATCTGGAGATGGTCCCCTGGGGCAATGCTATGATTCTACCCAATACCAGTATTCTATGCCAG CATGGGGAAGACGAATGCTACCTTAATACCATCCATGCCTGTGTCATCAACATTTGGCCTGATCCG ATTAAGCACTTCAACCTGATTCAGTGCATTGAAGAGCAATCTTCTGCCATTGGTCTTGGAAATGGAGCAGATGCATCCTATAATATATGTGCTAAACAGTTGGGGTTCCCTGCAAAACCCATTAAGTATTGCTATGAAAGTGGGCGTGGAAGACAG CTTTTACTACAATACGGAAGTAAAACTGATAATCTGAATCCGCCTCACAGATACGTACCATGGGTGGTGGTGAATGGAACTCCTCTGCTTGAG AACTATGGCAACTTTGTAGAGTATGTCTGCAAGTCATACGGAGGCCAAACTTTGCCCGCAGCGTGTGGTTCATATTCCACCAGCTCAATTCCTAAGGATCGGTCTCTCCACTCAGTTTGCCCTGCAGGATTAGCAGGGCCAGCCAAGGATCCGACCTTGGTTCAGGAGAACATGGAGTCTTTagcttga
- the LOC110609869 gene encoding loganic acid O-methyltransferase, which translates to MSQFLRVILFGFQWFDVYNMLNASISCVCKPTITTPTSLEMASDQTRNSIYSYIHNCFLQRIGVDKAKGIIFETIFEKLDIKQIYSLSPTIFRIVDLGCAAGPNTFVAVENIVELVKLKCQFHGLDPDGLEFQVFFNDLVSNDFNLLFKTIPSNKEYYASGVPGSFHGRLFPPASLHFAYSSHALAHLSKVPDELLDISSPAWNKGKVYFTSSPKEVGEAYTRQFAKDMESFLKARALELVPGGLMAFLLTSCHPDTKCVLTAVLDLLGSTLMDLVKMGMVSEEKVDSFNLPLYFPNPIELKDLIEKNGSFSIERMHALELPCPDEIWEGVLHMRAILEKPIQDHFGVHIVETLFNQLQNKIVENSVAFDLSYKRAFVLCAVLKRKIHLENI; encoded by the exons ATGTCTCAATTCCTTCGTGTTATACTTTTTGGTTTCCAGTGGTTTGATGTCTACAATATGCTCAATGCCTCTATAAGTTGTGTTTGTAAACCAACCATAACCACACCCACAAGTCTAGAAATGGCCAGTGACCAGACCAGAAACTCCATTTACAGCTACATCCACAATTGTTTCTTGCAG AGAATTGGGGTAGACAAGGCAAAGGGTATAATCTTCGAGACAATTTTTGAGAAACTTGATATCAAGCAAATATATTCACTCTCTCCGACCATATTCAGGATCGTAGACTTGGGTTGTGCTGCCGGGCCTAACACATTTGTTGCAGTTGAAAACATAGTAGAACTTGTAAAGCTAAAATGCCAATTTCATGGGCTGGATCCAGACGGTCTTGAGTTTCAAGTGTTTTTCAATGATCTAGTCTCCAACGATTTCAATCTGCTTTTCAAGACCATCCCCAGCAACAAAGAATACTATGCCTCAGGCGTCCCTGGATCCTTTCATGGTCGCCTGTTTCCTCCAGCTTCTCTCCATTTCGCCTACTCCTCTCATGCACTTGCACATCTCTCAAAGGTGCCCGATGAGCTTCTAGACATAAGTTCTCCAGCTTGGAACAAAGGGAAAGTTTATTTTACAAGCTCTCCAAAGGAAGTTGGTGAGGCTTACACCAGGCAGTTTGCAAAGGACATGGAGTCCTTTCTGAAAGCCAGGGCCCTGGAGCTTGTTCCTGGAGGGCTTATGGCTTTTCTCTTAACAAGTTGTCATCCAGATACTAAATGTGTTCTCACTGCAGTCCTTGATCTTTTGGGATCTACCCTCATGGATCTAGTCAAAATG GGAATGGTTAGTGAAGAAAAAGTAGATTCCTTCAACCTGCCGCTGTACTTCCCGAATCCAATAGAATTAAAGgatttgattgagaaaaatggGAGTTTTAGCATCGAAAGAATGCACGCCCTGGAACTTCCTTGTCCTGATGAAATTTGGGAAGGTGTTTTGCACATGAGAGCAATACTGGAGAAGCCCATCCAGGATCATTTTGGAGTCCATATTGTTGAAACTTTATTCAATCAACTGCAGAACAAAATCGTAGAAAACTCCGTCGCTTTTGACTTAAGCTATAAGCGTGCATTTGTACTATGCGCTGTTTTGAAGCGTAAAATACATTTGGAAAATATTTAG